From Salminus brasiliensis chromosome 21, fSalBra1.hap2, whole genome shotgun sequence, a single genomic window includes:
- the il19l gene encoding interleukin 19 like, which translates to MERHTPSSEQKHASDLTRMLETQRCPLNMLAALEACHTIKTTMRTSILLVSTLLVILWGSVLGRKLHLGTCTLTVHTHELKHHFQQIRHSMLTEDNHKGVRLLKGEMMKSLQATESCCFLRQVLRFYIEKVFSSYTSSQSLHRRTTSVLANSFLSITKDLRLCHAQMHCHCSEETNLKFDAIQTNYDKLEMGAASVKAIGELDSLLEWLESFHSN; encoded by the exons ATGGAGAGACACACGCCTTCCTCTGAGCAAAAGCACGCATCAGATCTCACCAG gatGCTGGAGACCCAGCGCTGTCCTCTGAACATGTTGGCTGCCCTGGAGGCAT GTCACACCATCAAAACCACAATGAGGACATCCATCCTGCTTGTATCCACCCTGCTGGTCATTCTGTGGGGCTCAGTTCTGGGCCGAAAACTCCACCTGGGCACCTGTACGCTGACCGTCCACACTCATGAGCTCAAGCATCACTTCCAGCAAATCCGCCACAGCATG CTCACAGAAGACAACCACAAGGGTGTTCGCTTGCTGAAAGGGGAAATGATGAAGAGCCTGCAG GCCACAGAGAGTTGCTGCTTCCTTAGACAGGTCCTACGGTTCTATATCGAGAAGGTCTTCAGCAGCTACACAAGCAGTCAGTCCCTCCACCGGAGAACCACCAGTGTGTTGGCCAACTCTTTCCTCAGCATCACCAAGGACCTGCGATTATGC CACGCTCAGATGCACTGCCATTGCAGCGAGGAAACCAACCTGAAGTTTGATGCCATTCAGACCAACTATGACAAG CTGGAGATGGGGGCAGCGTCGGTGAAGGCGATCGGAGAGCTGGACTCTCTGCTGGAGTGGCTGGAGAGCTTCCACAGCAACTGA